One part of the Arabidopsis thaliana chromosome 4, partial sequence genome encodes these proteins:
- the TIP2;2 gene encoding tonoplast intrinsic protein 2;2 (tonoplast intrinsic protein 2;2 (TIP2;2); FUNCTIONS IN: water channel activity; INVOLVED IN: response to salt stress, transport; LOCATED IN: in 6 components; EXPRESSED IN: 25 plant structures; EXPRESSED DURING: 10 growth stages; CONTAINS InterPro DOMAIN/s: Major intrinsic protein, conserved site (InterPro:IPR022357), Aquaporin (InterPro:IPR012269), Major intrinsic protein (InterPro:IPR000425); BEST Arabidopsis thaliana protein match is: tonoplast intrinsic protein 2;3 (TAIR:AT5G47450.1); Has 10928 Blast hits to 10884 proteins in 2182 species: Archae - 82; Bacteria - 5178; Metazoa - 1485; Fungi - 421; Plants - 2525; Viruses - 2; Other Eukaryotes - 1235 (source: NCBI BLink).) yields MVKIEIGSVGDSFSVASLKAYLSEFIATLLFVFAGVGSALAFAKLTSDAALDPAGLVAVAVAHAFALFVGVSIAANISGGHLNPAVTLGLAVGGNITVITGFFYWIAQCLGSIVACLLLVFVTNGESVPTHGVAAGLGAIEGVVMEIVVTFALVYTVYATAADPKKGSLGTIAPIAIGFIVGANILAAGPFSGGSMNPARSFGPAVVSGDFSQIWIYWVGPLVGGALAGLIYGDVFIGSYAPAPTTESYP; encoded by the exons ATGGTGAAGATTGAGATAGGAAGTGTGGGTGACTCCTTTAGTGTAGCATCTCTTAAGGCTTACTTGTCTGAATTTATCGCAACTCTTCTCTTTGTGTTTGCTGGCGTTGGCTCTGCTCTTGCTTTTGCCAAGCTCACATCCGATGCAGCCTTGGACCCCGCTGGTCTTGTCGCTGTCGCTGTGGCTCACGCCTTTGCCCTTTTCGTTGGTGTTTCCATAGCCGCCAACATCTCCGGCGGACACCTTAACCCCGCCGTGACACTCGGTCTCGCCGTCGGTGGCAACATCACAGTAATAACCGGTTTCTTTTACTGGATTGCTCAATGCCTTGGCTCCATCGTCGCGTGTCTCCTCCTCGTCTTCGTTACCAATGGCGAG AGCGTACCGACTCATGGAGTAGCGGCCGGTTTAGGAGCTATTGAAGGAGTAGTGATGGAGATTGTGGTGACCTTTGCTCTGGTCTACACAGTCTACGCCACAGCGGCTGATCCAAAGAAAGGTTCACTCGGGACCATTGCTCCAATTGCTATCGGTTTCATCGTTGGTGCCAACATCCTCGCAGCGGGTCCCTTTAGCGGTGGTTCCATGAACCCGGCCAGGTCATTTGGACCAGCTGTTGTCAGTGGTGACTTCTCTCAGATATGGATCTACTGGGTGGGTCCACTAGTCGGTGGTGCACTTGCTGGACTCATCTACGGAGACGTCTTCATCGGATCCTACGCTCCAGCTCCCACCACAGAAAGCTACCCTTGA